A window of the Oncorhynchus masou masou isolate Uvic2021 chromosome 13, UVic_Omas_1.1, whole genome shotgun sequence genome harbors these coding sequences:
- the LOC135553480 gene encoding zona pellucida-like domain-containing protein 1, which produces MYTGYNESLLILNHVMNGPACKGTLDQSVIPPVVRFEFPLNTTNSCGSLFRTSSTAGTGIFSDLSNLQTVNVSGVVRAYDPATGPVTYNTVLKYYYSCAYPLEYLTNNTQIDTSASSIAVKDNNGTFISTLSLNLFSDDNYISPLIIPKQGLELRTEIYTRVQATNLTSHYHVFLDQCYASISPQPDGDNSTIFNLFVPCNVDPLTVIKENGESQRACFSFPAFRFMEQPNEMMSTYFLHCITRLCEESACTTLKQCTNRRRRTAVDGVTGYTTISSTPITIRAERDVPIKEQETASNNSDTSTGLGVAVGFLAFVCIIVITMAAVTLKPLKRGLTAPPRLS; this is translated from the coding sequence ATGTACACTGGCTACAACGAGTCCCTGCTTATCCTCAACCACGTCATGAATGGCCCAGCCTGCAAGGGAACCTTAGATCAAAGTGTGATTCCACCTGTCGTGAGGTTTGAATTCCCCCTCAACACAACCAATTCCTGTGGCAGCCTCTTCAGGACAAGCAGCACTGCAGGCACAGGAATATTCTCTGACCTCTCCAACCTCCAGACAGTCAACGTCAGCGGGGTGGTCCGAGCATATGATCCCGCCACAGGGCCAGTCACTTACAACACTGTGTTGAAGTATTATTACTCCTGTGCCTATCCCTTAGAGTACCTGACCAACAACACCCAGATTGATACGTCTGCATCCTCCATTGCGGTTAAGGACAACAATGGCACTTTCATCAGCACTTTGAGTCTTAATCTTTTCAGCGATGACAACTACATTTCGCCCTTAATCATTCCGAAACAGGGTCTTGAGCTGAGGACCGAAATCTACACTCGAGTCCAAGCCACCAACCTGACCTCCCATTACCATGTGTTCCTGGACCAATGCTACGCCTCCATTTCTCCACAACCCGACGGTGACAACTCCACTATCTTTAACCTGTTTGTCCCTTGCAACGTCGACCCGTTGACCGTCATCAAAGAGAACGGAGAGAGTCAACGTGCCTGCTTCTCCTTCCCGGCCTTCCGATTCATGGAGCAACCAAATGAGATGATGTCCACCTACTTCCTCCACTGCATCACCCGTCTCTGTGAGGAGAGCGCCTGCACTACTCTTAAACAATGTACCAACCGGAGGAGAAGGACTGCTGTAGACGGAGTGACAGGGTACACAACCATTAGCTCTACTCCTATCACCATCAGAGCAGAAAGAGATGTGCCAATAAAAGAACAGGAGACTGCCAGCAACAACTCAGACACTTCTACAGGACTTGGTGTGGCAGTGGGCTTTCTGGCATTTGTCTGCATTATTGTCATTACAATGGCAGCAGTGACACTCAAACCATTAAAAAGGGGGTTGACTGCTCCGCCTCGATTGAGTTGA